One part of the Candidatus Campbellbacteria bacterium genome encodes these proteins:
- a CDS encoding undecaprenyl-diphosphate phosphatase, translating into MLNVASALAIAFVFRGDIKKWFVDINSAVPILIGSIPIFVVGGFVAALSIQSPFVSIPVALLIGSFVLISAEIFAKEREVTKTQGAVGAGLFQVMALQSGMSRLGMSIAGGMFAGFSRKKAIEFAFLLAIPVLLVSSLVEFVFNGGSSHYFSPDTIFSSLIVFILISVLLRPSIEFINRVTLYPFAIYRIVLAGIIYFYFL; encoded by the coding sequence CAATGCTGAATGTGGCATCTGCGCTTGCTATTGCTTTTGTGTTTAGGGGGGATATAAAAAAATGGTTTGTTGATATAAATTCAGCAGTGCCGATATTGATAGGAAGCATTCCCATATTTGTGGTTGGTGGTTTTGTGGCGGCGCTTAGTATTCAATCCCCATTTGTTTCAATACCTGTGGCACTTTTGATTGGTTCTTTTGTTTTGATAAGCGCGGAGATTTTTGCAAAAGAAAGGGAGGTGACAAAAACACAAGGGGCAGTAGGGGCAGGGCTGTTTCAAGTTATGGCGCTTCAAAGCGGTATGTCACGGCTTGGTATGAGTATAGCAGGTGGTATGTTTGCGGGTTTCTCAAGGAAAAAAGCGATTGAGTTTGCTTTTCTTCTCGCGATACCAGTTTTATTGGTTTCGTCTTTGGTGGAATTTGTTTTTAATGGAGGTTCATCTCATTATTTTTCACCTGACACCATTTTTTCTTCACTCATTGTTTTTATACTCATATCTGTGTTGCTTCGTCCGTCAATAGAATTTATTAACAGAGTAACACTTTATCCGTTTGCTATATATAGAATCGTGTTGGCAGGTATAATATATTTTTATTTTCTTTAA